In the Purpureocillium takamizusanense chromosome 5, complete sequence genome, one interval contains:
- the CYP10 gene encoding Peptidylprolyl isomerase (COG:O~EggNog:ENOG503P35Q), translating into MSVTLHTSLGDLKIEVFCESVPNTAENFLALCASGYYDESPFHRLIPSFMVQTGAPAHPDPAAGNPKGGRSIWGGAFDDEIRPTLRHTSRGVVSMANKGPGTNGSQFFITFDKASHLDGLNTIFGKVIGDESLATLAKMEKVEVDKKSRPKEPFRIERVTIHANPLAG; encoded by the exons ATGTCCGTCACGCTGCACACCTCCCTGGGCGACCTCAAGATCGAGGTCTTTTGCGAGAGCGTCCCCAATACGGCAGAG AACTTTCTTGCTCTCTGCGCGTCCGGCTACTACGACGAGTCTCCCTTCCACCGCCTCATCCCGTCCTTCATGGTCCAGACCGGCGCCCCTGCGCACcccgacccggccgccggcaacCCCAAGGGCGGCCGCTCCATCTGGGGCGGTgccttcgacgacgagatccGGCCCACCCTGCGGCATAcctcgcgcggcgtcgtctccatGGCCAACAAGGGACCCGGCACCAATGGCTCCCAGTTCTTCATCACATTCGACAAGGCGTCCCATCTCGACGGACTCAACACCATCTTTGGCAAGGTCATCGGCGACGAGTCGCTCGCCACGCTCGCCAAGATGGAAAAGGTCGAGGTGGACAAGAAGAGCCGGCCCAAGGAGCCTTTTCGCATCGAACGCGTGACGATCCATGCAAATCCTCTGGCGGGGTGA
- a CDS encoding uncharacterized protein (COG:S~EggNog:ENOG503NZ3F): protein MASAPASVRVSGPPNSSFLVGYPGISATLPRIEGKVEIRPGQGFSMPVPVSLVRICLQRRETIHPDADSLTKRHLGAPRREATDVVGKEVLLFRCSTGKEAESVIAMDLPFVLFIPFGRGGEETNRRIPPASLQLPSRTAETYYELVVTLQQGHSNQYKYSFPVPLQRYDTLSTFGMYNKPETKLVTTDNVVHLGINLPRWSFGPSDPITVYIKLSPNVDWMSKAKRVTIEKITLTIEEEITFNPEGDEPTKKVNKLSKQVQAVKMKMPEAGYATNIGLVFPSKDLRDPDGIVKRGKPGFPQYEVATFTTTSSLYKIEFYVNIKVQLSGARDVTLRQPIVICPLDQQGCKEEMEAIEQAAKDAALVDANNPMLPARNIILASDRDSLRALGLCMVGGQKKPFID from the exons ATGGCCtccgcgccagccagcgtgAGGGTCTCGGGCCCTCCAAACAGTagcttcctcgtcggctACCCTGGCATCTCGGCGACGTTG CCGCGCATCGAGGGCAAGGTTGAGATACGCCCCGGCCAGGGCTTCTCCATGCCGGTCCCCGTATCATTAGTGCGAATATGCTTACAACGGCGCGAGACGATACATCCGGATGCGGACAGCCTCACCAAGAGGCATCTCGGCGCTCCCCGACGAGAGGCGACTGACGTGGTGGGCAAGGAGGTTTTGCTCTTCCGGTGCTCCACGGGAaaggaggccgagagcgTAATTGCCATGGACCTACCGTTCGTGCTCTTCATTCCCTTTGGCAGAGGAGGCGAAGAGACCAACCGCCGAATACCTCCGGCCTCATTACAACTTCCGAGCCGGACCGCCGAAACATACTACGAGCTTGTTGTCACGCTACAGCAGGGCCACAGCAACCAGTACAAATACAGCTTCCCCGTGCCCCTGCAGCGCTACGACACCCTGTCAACGTTTGGCATGTATAACAAGCCCGAGACGAAGCTGGTCACCACCGACAACGTTGTCCACCTCGGAATCAACCTTCCGCGGTGGAGCTTTGGGCCCAGCGACCCCATTACTGTATACATCAAGCTGTCCCCAAATGTTGACTGGATGAGCAAGGCCAAGCGAGTAACAATCGAGAAGATTACTCTGACAATCGAGGAAGAAATCACATTCAATCCcgaaggcgacgagcccACAAAGAAAGTCAACAAGCTATCAAAGCAGGTACAGGCTGTCAAGATGAAGATGCCTGAGGCCGGGTACGCCACCAACATTGGCTTGGTGTTCCCATCCAAAGACCTCCGAGATCcagacggcatcgtcaagaGGGGCAAGCCGGGTTTTCCTCAATACGAGGTCGCCACGTTTACCACCACGTCAAGTCTGTACAAGATTGAGTTTTACGTCAATATCAAG GTGCAACTAAGTGGCGCTCGAGATGTGACCCTGCGGCAGCCCATTGTTATCTGTCCGTTGGACCAACAAGGGTGCAAAGAGGAGATGGAAGCCATCGAGCAGGCTGCCAaggacgcggcgctcgtcgacgcaaACAACCCCATGCTACCGGCCCGAAACATAATTCTAGCCAGCGATCGAGATTCATTACGCGCCCTGGGGTTGTGCATGGTTGGCGGGCAGAAGAAGCCCTTTATTGATTGA
- the SEN54 gene encoding tRNA-splicing endonuclease subunit sen54 (COG:J~BUSCO:EOG09263AZP~EggNog:ENOG503NYW2): protein MPFDDDDDPLQAPGLPAAQPIAGGAARNLEDEDGMEDDGLPDYKLFAAMFEKRGVSSKTIRKGEKDFESHGTRAQDGALEASRRAMEEVLGYTRTHRSDAWIRAWYFPDWWTVEAADRLAAPAPARAATTAGAAGREQSGQTQPDAWLADRVVVMEHEKGSWMKDIGRTVPGSKDRPGVGRLWLLPEEALYLVERGTVDLWWPDLELPELLPVGEMPSPGYGHDDYDVGLPLSVEAAYSLLIGYDGDRGKTTLAKYQVYTHLKRAGFHILRAPPDGSSTTEDRDELQGRSPRQSLWQWLFSFVPSWERRPKRDPMGPLVSPGLYRSYGPIYQRLALLPRHKPSPRRPASSHSGTQEPFRVHYHVWKPGGAPFSKKSPPPPDFRIAVADTAESGVPTLEEVDALLGSTPWSPPGESMRGPGRLYQRLKHGYRNVLVAVVDCGLVNFMRFGEAAFGEERLFERFDGAGGGRGGKKSGRGGGDRH from the exons ATGccgttcgacgacgacgacgacccgctGCAGgcgcctggcctgcctgccgcccagcccatcGCAGGGGGTGCCGCGCGCAACCtcgaggatgaagacggcATGGAGGACGATGGGCTGCCCGACTACAAGCTCTTTGCGGCCATGTTCGAGAAGAGGGGCGTCTCGAGCAAGACGATCCGCAAGGGCGAGAAGGACTTTGAGTCGCACGGCACGCGCGCCCAggacggcgccctcgaggcgagccgccgcgccatggaggaggtgctCGGGTACACGCGCACGCACCGCTCCGACGCGTGGATACGGGCGTGGTACTTTCCCGACTGGTGGACCGTTGAAGCCGCAGACCGTctggcagcgccggcgccggcgcgtgCTGCCACCACTgctggagccgccggccgggaGCAGAGCGGCCAGACGCAGCCTgatgcctggctggcggaccgcgtcgtcgtcatggagcACGAAAAGGGCAGCTGGATGAAAGACATTGGCCGCACCGTCCCCGGGAGCAAAGACCGGCCAGGAGTCGGGCGCCTGTGGCTGCTCCCCGAAGAGGCTCTCTACCTCGTTGAGCGCGGCACCGTGGACCTGTGGTGGCCGGACCTGGAGCTGCCGGAGCTGCTTCCCGTGGGTGAGATGCCGTCACCGGGTTATGGCCACGACGATTACGATGTCGGGCTGCCACTGAGCGTGGAGGCGGCATACTCACTACTCATCGGCTACGACGGCGACAGGGGAAAGACGACTCTGGCGAAGTACCAGGTATACACGCATCTGAAGCGTGCGGGCTTTCACATTCTACGAGCGCCGCCGGATGGGTCATCTACGACCGAGGATAGGGACGAGTTGCAGGGCCGTTCGCCGCGGCAGAGTCTCTGGCAGTGGCTCTTCTCGTTCGTGCCGAGCTGGGAGAGAAGACCGAAGCGCGATCCCATGGGGCCCCTCGTTTCTCCCGGGCTATATCGCTCCTACGGCCCCATCTAccagcgcctcgcgctcctcccACGACACAAGCCtagcccgcgccgcccagcgtccAGTCACAGCGGGACGCAGGAGCCGTTCCGGGTACACTACCACGTGTGgaagcccggcggcgcgcccttTTCCAAGAAgagccccccgccgcccgacttccgcatcgccgtcgccgacacggcCGAGTCCGGGGTGCCGACGCTGGAGGAggtcgacgcgctgctggggtcgacgccgtggagcCCGCCGGGGGAGTCGATGCGGGGGCCTGGCCGGCTGTACCAGCGGCTCAAGCACGGGTACCGCAAcgtgctggtggcggtggtggactGCGGGCTGGTCAACTTCATGAGGTTCGGGGAGGCGGCGTTTGGTGAGGAGAGGCTGTTTGAGCGGTTCGatggcgctggtggcggcaggggcggcaagaagagcggccggggcggcggcg ACAGGCATTGA